Proteins from a genomic interval of Daphnia pulex isolate KAP4 chromosome 4, ASM2113471v1:
- the LOC124192663 gene encoding fumarate hydratase, mitochondrial-like: MANSMHRIPNYISRSALNSRGIKSSIVKQFLSSHPTVLTTTAQRTMASGFRIEADTFGELQVPDNKYYGAQTVRSTMNFPIGGESEKMPLPVIKAFGVLKKAAAEVNQDYGLDPKIAASISQACDEVIDGSLYADHFPLVIWQTGSGTQSNMNVNEVISNRAIEIMGGVLGSKKPVHPNDHVNKSQSSNDTYPTAMHIAVAVEVTSNLLPSLQRLHDAIDAKAKEFQDIIKIGRTHTQDATPLTLGQEFSGYAQQIAFGIERVKASLPHVYMLAAGGTAVGTGLNTRIGFAEKVAARVSELTGLPFVTAPNKFEALASHDALVQMSGSLNTVAVSLMKIANDIRFLASGPRCGLGELSLPENEPGSSIMPGKVNPTQCEAITMVAAQVMGNHVAVTIGGSNGHFELNVFKPLIVSNVLRSIRLLADSSNAFTKNCVVGIEANRDRINKLLHESLMLVTALNPHIGYDKAAKIAKTAHKEGSTLKETALKLGYLTEEQFNQWVKPEDMLGPK, encoded by the exons ATGGCTAACTCCATGCATAGAATTCCTAACTACATTTCAAGGTCGGCCTTGAATTCAAGGGGAATCAAATCCAGCATAGTCAAACAGTTCTTAAGCAGCCATCCTACTGTCTTGACAACAACAGCCCAGAGAACC ATGGCTAGCGGATTTCGAATTGAAGCTGATACATTTGGAGAACTCCAAGTCCCAGATAATAAATACTATGGAGCTCAAACTGTTCGTTCCACAATGAATTTCCCAATTGGAGGAGAATCAGAAAAAATGCCA TTACCGGTGATCAAAGCATTTGGAGTGCTAAagaaagcagcagcagaagtCAATCAAGATTATGGGCTAGATCCCAAGATTGCTGCATCAATTAGCCAAGCCTGCGATGAG GTTATTGATGGTTCCTTGTATGCAGATCATTTCCCTCTAGTAATTTGGCAAACTGGTTCAGGAACCCAATCAAATATGAACGTGAATGAGGTTATCAGCAATAGGGCAATTGAAATTATGGGTGGTGTCTTAGGAAGCAAAAAACCAGTGCATCCAAATGACCATGTTAACAAAAGCCAG AGTTCGAACGACACTTATCCCACGGCTATGCATATTGCAGTTGCTGTTGAAGTGACTAGTAACCTTTTGCCTAGCCTTCAACGATTGCATGATGCAATTGATGCAAAGGCTAAAGAGTTTCAAGATATCATCAAAATTGGACGAACGCATACTCAA GACGCAACACCCTTAACTTTAGGACAAGAATTCAGTGGTTATGCCCAGCAAATCGCGTTTGGCATCGAACGCGTCAAAGCTTCACTTCCACATGTGTACATGCTTGCTGCTGGTGGAACAGCTGTTGGAACCGGTTTGAATACGCGCATTGGATTTGCCGAGAAAGTAGCAGCTCGAGTTTCTGAGCTAACAG GATTGCCTTTTGTGACGGCACCCAACAAATTCGAAGCCCTTGCTTCTCATGACGCTCTTGTTCAGATGTCTGGATCTTTGAACACGGTTGCCGTTAGCCTCATGAAGATTGCCAACGATATCAGGTTTTTGGCTTCGGGTCCTCGCTGTGGGCTGGGAGAATTATCCTTGCCCGAGAACGAACCCGGTTCCTCTATCATGCCAG GAAAGGTAAATCCAACCCAGTGCGAAGCTATTACCATGGTCGCAGCACAAGTGATGGGTAATCATGTTGCCGTAACCATTGGCGGCAGCAACGGACATTTTGAACTGAATGTGTTTAAGCCGTTGATCGTTTCCAACGTACTCCGGTCCATTCGGTTGCTGGCTGATAGCTCTAACGCCTTCACCAAGAATTGCGTTGTCGGAATTGAAGCCAACCGTGACCGCATCAACAAGTTATTGCACGAATCCCTAATGCTTGTTACAGCTCTGAATCCTCACATTGGATACGataag GCTGCAAAGATTGCCAAAACGGCTCACAAAGAGGGATCGACATTAAAGGAGACTGCCCTTAAACTCGGATATTTAACCGAGGAACAGTTTAATCAATGGGTAAAACCAGAGGATATGCTTGGACCCAAGTAA